A region from the Geobacter benzoatilyticus genome encodes:
- a CDS encoding HU family DNA-binding protein, with translation MTKAELVDVVAKSAELTKAAADKAVNGVIEAVTAALKKGDKVTLVGFGSFEVATRKARTGRNPQTGKEIKIAAAKVPKFRPGKALKDAVAGAKKKK, from the coding sequence ATGACTAAAGCAGAACTCGTGGACGTTGTGGCAAAATCCGCAGAACTCACCAAGGCCGCTGCCGACAAGGCAGTGAACGGGGTGATTGAGGCAGTGACCGCTGCCCTCAAAAAAGGTGATAAGGTGACGCTGGTTGGCTTTGGCAGCTTTGAGGTTGCCACCCGTAAGGCTCGTACTGGCCGTAACCCGCAAACAGGCAAAGAGATAAAGATTGCCGCTGCCAAAGTCCCCAAGTTCCGTCCGGGCAAGGCCCTCAAAGATGCAGTTGCCGGCGCCAAGAAAAAGAAATAA
- a CDS encoding response regulator, with protein sequence MKRVLIVDDSISVARQLEKILTDSGEFEVVGHGKNGMEAIRMHQTEHPDIICMDMNMPGMDGLTALRTLVALDKNVKVVMVTSLGGVGDKFTEALRLGARTVISKPFEADNILKILREL encoded by the coding sequence ATGAAAAGAGTTTTGATTGTTGATGACAGCATCTCGGTTGCTCGCCAGTTGGAGAAAATCCTCACTGACAGCGGCGAGTTCGAGGTAGTTGGTCACGGCAAGAATGGCATGGAAGCGATACGGATGCACCAGACTGAACACCCGGATATCATCTGCATGGACATGAACATGCCTGGCATGGATGGCTTGACTGCCCTGAGAACTCTCGTTGCGCTCGACAAGAATGTAAAAGTGGTCATGGTTACCTCCCTTGGGGGTGTCGGCGACAAGTTCACCGAAGCCTTGCGACTGGGTGCCAGAACGGTTATTTCAAAGCCATTTGAGGCGGACAACATTTTAAAGATCCTCCGCGAACTATAA
- a CDS encoding chemotaxis protein CheX, with protein sequence MAVKFFGQFLVENGVVSRELLLQAIELQESVNLSFGATCLAMGILTDADIERIHNAQRIEDLRFGDMAVKLGLLSNDQMMQVLARQKNSHLYIGEALVKIGGLPAEELQRHLDDFKADQAQYATDSVVIPSGVPEPKICEIMADLSYKMLTRVALLIFRPEPCFVADQLPAMDVYAAMEFSGDVSGRYLMGVTAATQKKIAKAILKEANVDNEPKEVLDDTVMEFVNVALGNIAAKAAQSGKSIEIAPPEIVESSKGVQVSAGHKALCFPVCLSDGDRIELAIFIKE encoded by the coding sequence ATGGCGGTCAAGTTTTTCGGACAGTTTCTCGTTGAAAATGGTGTTGTCTCCAGGGAACTACTTCTGCAGGCAATAGAACTTCAAGAGTCGGTGAATCTCAGCTTCGGAGCTACCTGTCTTGCCATGGGCATTCTTACGGATGCCGATATTGAAAGAATCCATAATGCCCAAAGAATAGAAGATCTTCGCTTCGGTGACATGGCCGTAAAACTTGGCCTTCTGAGCAATGACCAGATGATGCAGGTGTTGGCTCGGCAAAAGAACTCACATCTTTATATAGGTGAGGCTCTTGTTAAAATTGGCGGGCTTCCAGCCGAAGAGCTGCAAAGACACCTGGACGATTTCAAGGCAGACCAGGCACAATACGCCACCGATTCCGTGGTAATACCCAGCGGCGTACCTGAACCAAAGATTTGCGAGATAATGGCGGATCTCTCTTACAAGATGCTTACCCGCGTAGCCCTGCTGATCTTTCGCCCTGAACCCTGTTTCGTCGCGGATCAATTACCAGCGATGGATGTCTATGCCGCCATGGAGTTCAGTGGAGATGTTTCCGGCCGTTATCTCATGGGCGTCACTGCTGCAACCCAGAAAAAAATTGCCAAGGCAATACTAAAGGAAGCAAATGTCGACAATGAGCCAAAAGAGGTACTGGATGACACCGTTATGGAGTTTGTGAATGTTGCCCTGGGGAACATTGCCGCCAAGGCGGCACAAAGCGGCAAATCCATTGAGATAGCTCCGCCCGAGATTGTCGAGTCTTCAAAAGGTGTTCAGGTTTCGGCTGGCCATAAGGCTCTTTGTTTCCCGGTATGCCTGTCGGATGGTGATCGTATAGAACTGGCAATCTTTATCAAAGAGTAA
- the glyA gene encoding serine hydroxymethyltransferase, which produces MSILATFDPAVAEAIRHETERQEYNLELIASENFVSDAVMEAQGSILTNKYAEGYPGKRYYGGCHHVDVVENLAIDRAKELFGADHANVQPHSGSQANMAVYFSVLKPGDTILGMNLSHGGHLTHGSPVNFSGRFFNVVPYGVSQETETIDFNEVERLALEHKPKMIVVGASAYPRVLDFAAFRAIADKVGALVMVDMAHIAGLVAAGLHPNPVPYAEFVTTTTHKTLRGPRGGMILCREEFAKTLNSNIFPGIQGGPLMHVIAAKAVAFKEALAPEFKTYQEQIVKNARTLAGELMNRGFRLVSGGTDNHLMLVNLSGTELTGKVAEEALDKAGITVNKNTVPFETRSPFVTSGFRIGTPAATSHGLKETEMVEVAGFIAEALASVDDESKLAEVKGKVNALMKRFPLYASRLK; this is translated from the coding sequence ATGTCGATTCTTGCAACCTTTGACCCGGCAGTTGCCGAGGCAATCCGCCACGAAACCGAGCGTCAGGAGTACAATCTGGAGCTTATTGCATCAGAGAACTTTGTTTCCGATGCAGTGATGGAGGCTCAGGGGTCAATCCTGACAAATAAGTATGCTGAAGGATACCCTGGCAAGCGTTACTATGGTGGTTGCCACCATGTTGACGTTGTGGAGAATCTTGCAATAGACCGTGCTAAAGAACTCTTTGGCGCCGATCATGCAAACGTGCAGCCCCATTCAGGATCTCAAGCAAATATGGCTGTCTATTTTTCTGTGCTGAAACCTGGTGACACAATCCTTGGGATGAACCTCTCCCATGGTGGGCACCTGACCCATGGCAGCCCGGTAAACTTTTCGGGGAGATTCTTCAATGTGGTTCCTTACGGAGTTTCTCAGGAAACGGAAACAATCGACTTTAACGAGGTCGAACGCCTTGCGCTGGAACACAAACCCAAGATGATAGTAGTTGGTGCAAGTGCATATCCCCGCGTTCTCGACTTTGCCGCTTTCCGGGCAATTGCCGATAAAGTCGGGGCATTGGTCATGGTAGACATGGCCCACATAGCGGGGCTGGTGGCCGCCGGGCTTCATCCGAACCCGGTTCCATATGCTGAGTTTGTAACTACTACCACTCACAAGACTCTGCGTGGCCCCCGTGGCGGAATGATTCTCTGTCGAGAGGAATTTGCAAAGACCTTGAACTCCAATATCTTCCCCGGAATCCAGGGTGGACCTCTCATGCACGTCATAGCGGCCAAGGCGGTTGCTTTCAAGGAGGCACTTGCGCCTGAATTTAAAACGTATCAGGAACAGATTGTAAAGAATGCTCGTACACTTGCCGGGGAACTTATGAATCGTGGTTTCCGTCTCGTCTCGGGTGGAACGGATAACCATCTGATGCTGGTAAATTTGTCAGGCACCGAACTGACGGGGAAGGTGGCCGAAGAGGCTCTCGACAAGGCAGGCATCACCGTGAACAAGAACACCGTACCCTTTGAAACCCGTTCTCCCTTTGTAACGTCCGGATTCAGGATCGGAACTCCAGCTGCAACGAGTCATGGGCTGAAAGAAACTGAGATGGTTGAAGTTGCAGGTTTCATTGCCGAGGCTCTTGCGAGCGTTGATGATGAGTCGAAGCTTGCAGAGGTAAAAGGAAAGGTAAACGCTTTGATGAAACGTTTCCCGCTTTATGCGAGCCGTTTGAAGTAG
- the rpiB gene encoding ribose 5-phosphate isomerase B — translation MILVGSDHGGLELKEAIKRLLSERGIAFEDCGTDNGNSVDYPDFGIKVARRVSAGEAEKGILFCGTGIGMSIVANKFPKVRAALAADPFMARMAKEHNNANILVLGGRVLDEATAREMVCTWLDAVFEGGRHQGRLDKITALETELMK, via the coding sequence GTGATACTTGTCGGAAGCGATCATGGTGGCCTCGAACTCAAGGAAGCCATCAAGCGTCTCTTGAGCGAACGGGGCATAGCATTTGAGGACTGTGGAACTGATAATGGCAATTCGGTTGATTATCCCGATTTTGGTATAAAGGTTGCCCGCAGAGTATCTGCTGGAGAAGCAGAAAAAGGCATTCTTTTTTGTGGTACCGGCATCGGTATGTCCATCGTTGCCAACAAGTTCCCCAAAGTTCGGGCAGCCCTTGCTGCTGACCCCTTTATGGCCCGCATGGCTAAAGAGCATAACAACGCCAATATACTGGTCCTGGGGGGAAGGGTTCTCGACGAAGCAACAGCCCGGGAGATGGTTTGTACCTGGCTAGATGCTGTTTTCGAGGGGGGCCGTCATCAGGGAAGGCTCGACAAGATCACCGCTCTCGAAACGGAACTTATGAAGTAG
- the fabF gene encoding beta-ketoacyl-ACP synthase II — protein MRRVVVTGIGAVSPLGTGNAKNWDALVAGRSGVDLITRFDTTDLSVKIAGEVKDFNPEDFIEKKEVKKMDLFIQYALAAAHFAMEDSGLQITEENAERVGVLVGAGLGGLPTIEKYHAAMLEGGYKKISPFFIPMLIINLAPGHISIKYGAKGPNLSSVSACATGTHSIGDAYHMIKRGDADAMIAGGTESTVTPLGIGGFAVMKALSTRNDDPKGASRPFEKGRDGFVLAEGAGILILEEYEAAKKRGAKIYAEIVGYGLSGDAYHLTAPAPEGEGAARCIKMALNNAGVNPEQVDYINAHGTSTPFNDYFETIAVKKVFGDHAKKLMVSSTKSMTGHLLGAAGGVEAVFSLMAMDKGVVPPTINYQEQDPECDLDYVPNTARDAKITYAMSNNFGFGGTNATLLFKKI, from the coding sequence ATGAGAAGAGTTGTTGTTACGGGGATCGGAGCCGTTTCGCCCCTGGGGACCGGCAACGCTAAAAACTGGGATGCACTCGTTGCGGGAAGGTCTGGAGTTGACCTTATCACCCGATTTGATACTACGGATCTTTCCGTAAAAATTGCAGGCGAAGTCAAGGACTTCAACCCTGAGGACTTTATTGAGAAGAAAGAGGTCAAGAAGATGGACCTCTTTATTCAATATGCTCTTGCAGCTGCTCACTTCGCAATGGAGGATTCCGGACTCCAGATTACCGAAGAGAATGCTGAGCGAGTTGGAGTACTTGTGGGAGCCGGGCTCGGCGGCTTGCCGACGATCGAGAAATATCACGCGGCAATGCTTGAGGGCGGGTATAAGAAAATATCTCCTTTCTTTATTCCAATGCTCATAATCAACCTTGCGCCAGGGCATATTTCCATTAAGTACGGCGCAAAAGGGCCGAACCTGTCTTCGGTTTCTGCCTGTGCTACCGGCACCCACTCCATTGGTGATGCATATCACATGATCAAACGGGGTGACGCTGACGCCATGATTGCCGGTGGAACCGAATCGACCGTAACACCTCTGGGGATCGGCGGATTTGCGGTAATGAAGGCTCTCTCCACCCGTAACGACGACCCGAAGGGCGCATCACGTCCCTTTGAGAAAGGCCGTGATGGTTTCGTCCTTGCGGAGGGGGCAGGTATCTTAATCCTTGAAGAGTACGAAGCCGCCAAAAAGCGTGGTGCCAAGATCTATGCTGAGATTGTCGGCTATGGCCTCTCTGGTGATGCCTATCATCTCACCGCTCCGGCACCGGAAGGCGAGGGCGCTGCCAGGTGCATCAAAATGGCTCTCAATAATGCCGGTGTAAACCCCGAGCAGGTTGACTACATTAACGCACATGGCACCTCGACACCATTTAACGATTATTTCGAGACTATCGCCGTAAAGAAAGTCTTTGGCGACCATGCAAAGAAACTGATGGTTTCCTCCACTAAATCTATGACCGGCCACCTTCTCGGGGCGGCGGGCGGAGTGGAAGCCGTTTTCAGCCTTATGGCCATGGATAAGGGAGTTGTTCCTCCGACCATCAACTATCAGGAGCAGGACCCGGAATGTGATCTTGATTATGTCCCTAACACTGCCAGGGATGCAAAGATTACCTATGCCATGAGCAACAACTTCGGCTTCGGCGGCACTAACGCCACGCTCTTGTTCAAAAAAATCTAG
- the acpP gene encoding acyl carrier protein, with protein sequence MSAIDKRVKEIVAEQLGVDEAQVTNEASFMDDLGADSLDTVELVMALEEEFDIEISDEDAEKIQSVQDAIDYITEHT encoded by the coding sequence ATGTCAGCGATAGACAAAAGGGTTAAAGAGATCGTTGCCGAACAGCTTGGCGTCGATGAGGCACAGGTAACGAACGAGGCATCTTTCATGGACGACTTGGGTGCCGATTCTCTTGATACCGTGGAGCTGGTGATGGCCCTTGAAGAGGAGTTCGATATCGAGATCTCCGACGAGGATGCTGAGAAGATTCAGAGCGTACAGGACGCCATTGACTACATCACTGAGCATACCTAA
- the fabG gene encoding 3-oxoacyl-[acyl-carrier-protein] reductase codes for MSLANKVAIVTGASRGIGRAIALKLAREGADVVVTATTLESARNTALEIESLGRKALPLSVDVSDSAAVTAMFSAAVEAFGKVDILVNNAGITKDGLLLRMKDADWDAVIDVNLKGTFNCIREAAKLMTKARSGRIVNISSVVGEMGNAGQINYSASKSGMIGLTKSAARELAKRGVTVNAVTPGFIETDMTAVLSEKVREDLLQQIPLERLGSPDDIANAVFFLVSPMGDYITGHVLSVNGGMYM; via the coding sequence ATGAGCCTTGCCAATAAGGTTGCAATAGTTACGGGAGCCTCGCGTGGGATAGGAAGGGCGATTGCGCTCAAACTGGCCCGTGAAGGAGCGGATGTGGTGGTGACTGCCACAACTCTGGAGAGTGCACGCAATACCGCTCTTGAAATAGAGTCTTTGGGCCGTAAGGCACTGCCGCTTTCTGTTGATGTATCAGATTCAGCAGCTGTAACAGCCATGTTCTCGGCGGCCGTAGAGGCCTTCGGAAAAGTCGATATTCTGGTCAATAATGCCGGCATAACCAAAGACGGTCTCCTTCTCAGGATGAAGGATGCCGATTGGGATGCGGTTATTGACGTAAACCTCAAGGGTACCTTTAACTGTATCCGCGAGGCGGCCAAACTAATGACCAAGGCCCGTAGCGGCCGAATCGTCAACATCAGTTCAGTTGTGGGAGAAATGGGCAATGCGGGCCAGATTAATTACAGCGCCAGCAAGTCTGGTATGATCGGGTTGACCAAATCTGCCGCGAGGGAGCTTGCCAAACGTGGTGTGACGGTCAACGCTGTAACACCTGGTTTTATTGAGACGGATATGACGGCGGTACTTTCCGAGAAAGTGCGTGAGGATCTCTTGCAGCAGATACCCTTGGAGCGCCTTGGTTCGCCTGATGATATCGCAAATGCCGTATTTTTCCTTGTCTCGCCTATGGGCGATTACATCACCGGCCATGTTCTTTCAGTAAATGGCGGAATGTACATGTGA
- the fabD gene encoding ACP S-malonyltransferase, producing the protein MTKRAFIFPGQGSQYPGMGKDLADNFPVARHLFEEADDALGSKLSTLCFDGPEEQLKLTANTQPAILTASIAALRVLQAETGVAADYLAGHSLGEYSALVAAGSISFADAVRTVRARGTFMQEAVPVGVGAMAAILGVEPDMLAEICAEASQGEEVSPANFNSPGQIVIAGHTGAVNRAIEIAKARGFRKAMLLPVSAPFHSSLMVPAGERLAGVLEPIIVNDLCAPVVTNVEAKPNSDKSRVKELLVRQVSAPVLWDAAVREMVALGVTEFVEIGPGKVLSGLVKRIDKGVVAKNVEDAAGMKTIGG; encoded by the coding sequence ATGACCAAACGAGCATTTATATTTCCCGGCCAGGGCTCCCAGTATCCGGGGATGGGCAAAGATCTGGCAGATAATTTTCCGGTTGCCAGACACCTTTTCGAGGAGGCGGACGATGCTCTCGGCAGCAAACTGTCCACCCTCTGCTTTGATGGCCCGGAAGAGCAGTTAAAGCTTACGGCCAACACCCAGCCCGCAATTCTTACGGCGAGTATCGCGGCGTTACGTGTACTTCAGGCTGAAACAGGTGTTGCTGCCGATTATCTGGCGGGTCATTCGCTCGGAGAGTATTCTGCCCTGGTGGCGGCTGGTTCCATTTCGTTTGCCGATGCAGTGCGGACGGTCCGTGCCCGCGGAACTTTCATGCAGGAAGCAGTGCCGGTAGGCGTCGGCGCCATGGCTGCAATTCTTGGGGTTGAGCCTGATATGCTTGCGGAGATTTGTGCCGAAGCATCTCAAGGAGAAGAGGTTTCGCCTGCCAATTTCAATTCTCCCGGCCAGATTGTCATTGCCGGCCATACGGGTGCCGTCAATCGTGCAATTGAGATTGCCAAGGCCAGAGGATTCCGCAAGGCTATGCTGCTCCCCGTAAGCGCTCCCTTCCATTCAAGTCTTATGGTTCCGGCAGGTGAAAGACTTGCCGGGGTTCTTGAACCCATAATTGTCAACGATCTTTGTGCTCCTGTGGTGACAAACGTTGAGGCTAAACCGAATAGTGACAAATCGCGTGTTAAGGAACTCCTTGTGCGTCAGGTGAGTGCTCCTGTTCTTTGGGACGCTGCGGTTCGGGAGATGGTTGCCCTTGGGGTTACCGAATTCGTTGAAATCGGGCCGGGAAAGGTTTTGTCCGGTCTCGTGAAGAGAATCGACAAGGGTGTTGTCGCTAAAAATGTTGAAGATGCAGCAGGAATGAAGACCATCGGGGGGTAG
- a CDS encoding beta-ketoacyl-ACP synthase III, producing the protein MTRARITGTGSAVPDMIRTNFDLEKMVDTTDEWIVTRTGIRERRIAVDGEYTSTFATRAAERALDMAGVSAAEIDLIIVATISGDFPFPSTACIVQNNLGAKKAAAFDISAACSGFIYGLSIADNAIRGGTARKALVIGAEVLSRIIDWSDRNTCLLFGDGSGAVVIEACESEQGILSTHLHSDGSYWELLHQPGCGSRNPAVQKTLDDRNVFLKMQGNEVFKLAVRAMEDAALQALEQNSLTPSDIDIFIPHQANLRIIDAIGKRLGLSSDKVFVNIDHYGNTSAASIPLALDEANRKGLIKAGDIALFDAFGGGLTWGSALVRW; encoded by the coding sequence ATGACCAGAGCGAGAATAACCGGTACCGGTTCAGCTGTGCCGGACATGATTCGCACAAATTTCGATTTGGAAAAAATGGTTGATACCACTGATGAGTGGATTGTCACCAGGACTGGAATCAGAGAACGCCGCATTGCTGTTGATGGTGAGTATACTTCGACTTTTGCAACACGTGCAGCCGAACGTGCTCTTGATATGGCAGGCGTTTCGGCCGCAGAGATTGACCTCATTATTGTAGCTACGATTTCCGGTGATTTTCCTTTTCCATCAACTGCCTGTATCGTACAGAACAATCTAGGCGCCAAGAAGGCCGCCGCTTTTGATATTTCTGCTGCCTGCTCCGGTTTTATTTATGGACTTTCAATTGCGGATAATGCCATTCGCGGCGGTACTGCAAGAAAAGCCCTCGTTATTGGGGCCGAGGTTCTCAGCCGGATAATAGATTGGTCGGACCGGAATACGTGTTTGCTGTTTGGTGACGGCTCGGGAGCAGTGGTGATTGAGGCGTGCGAAAGTGAGCAGGGGATTCTCTCAACCCATCTCCATAGTGACGGTTCTTACTGGGAACTGCTCCATCAGCCCGGCTGCGGCAGCCGAAATCCTGCCGTACAAAAAACTCTGGACGACCGGAACGTTTTCCTCAAGATGCAAGGTAATGAAGTGTTCAAGCTGGCGGTAAGGGCCATGGAAGATGCTGCATTGCAAGCATTGGAACAGAATTCCCTGACACCTTCCGATATAGATATCTTCATTCCCCACCAAGCCAATCTCAGAATTATCGATGCTATTGGCAAGCGACTTGGGCTGAGCTCCGATAAAGTTTTCGTCAACATCGACCATTATGGAAATACCTCCGCTGCTTCTATTCCGCTGGCCCTCGACGAAGCCAATCGGAAAGGTTTGATCAAGGCGGGTGACATTGCATTGTTCGATGCCTTTGGTGGTGGTCTCACCTGGGGTTCTGCATTAGTTCGCTGGTAA
- the plsX gene encoding phosphate acyltransferase PlsX, whose protein sequence is MRVAVDAMGGDNAPSVEVEGAVAAAREFGIPITLVGDTERLRQELGKHNVQGLDIDIYHASEVVGMHDAASDAVRRKKDSSIRIAFELLKRGAVDAVVSAGNSGATMAAGMFVLKRLKGIDRPAIAQIFPTLRGKTLVLDVGGNVDCKPIHLVQFAIMGEVYARHVMGVAQPRIGLLSNGEEDSKGNELTRETNSLLKNISFDYAGYVEGRDIFNGMVDVVVCDGFVGNVVLKLSEGLAEAVGKMLKNEIKQSFLSKLGYLLASKAFSNFKRKVDYAEYGGAPLLGINGVAMICHGGSNVKAIKNAIVFANDYASKGVNQRLAEKLETEFAAYMQQRDPVKESVVG, encoded by the coding sequence ATGAGAGTAGCTGTTGATGCTATGGGGGGCGACAACGCTCCTTCTGTTGAAGTTGAAGGAGCAGTTGCCGCCGCGCGTGAGTTCGGCATTCCCATAACCCTTGTTGGTGACACGGAACGGCTGCGTCAAGAGTTGGGCAAGCATAATGTCCAGGGACTTGATATCGACATCTATCATGCCAGCGAAGTAGTAGGTATGCATGATGCTGCGTCGGATGCCGTCCGTCGCAAAAAAGATTCCTCCATCCGTATTGCTTTCGAGCTCCTCAAGCGCGGGGCTGTTGACGCTGTGGTAAGTGCCGGCAACTCCGGCGCAACCATGGCTGCCGGCATGTTTGTTCTGAAGCGTCTCAAAGGAATAGACCGTCCGGCAATAGCCCAGATTTTCCCAACATTGCGCGGCAAGACTCTTGTGCTCGATGTTGGCGGCAATGTTGACTGTAAGCCAATTCATCTTGTTCAATTCGCCATAATGGGAGAAGTCTACGCTCGTCATGTTATGGGCGTTGCGCAGCCGCGCATTGGGCTCCTGTCCAACGGCGAAGAAGATAGCAAAGGTAATGAACTCACCCGTGAAACAAATTCCCTGCTGAAGAATATTTCTTTTGATTATGCCGGGTATGTTGAAGGGCGTGACATTTTCAATGGAATGGTTGATGTTGTTGTTTGTGACGGGTTTGTCGGCAATGTTGTCTTAAAGCTGTCGGAAGGGCTTGCCGAGGCTGTCGGCAAGATGTTGAAGAACGAAATAAAGCAAAGCTTTCTTTCCAAATTAGGGTATCTGCTCGCGAGTAAGGCATTTTCCAATTTCAAGAGAAAGGTGGATTATGCCGAATACGGAGGTGCCCCGCTTTTGGGAATTAACGGTGTTGCCATGATTTGTCATGGCGGGTCAAACGTTAAGGCAATCAAGAATGCAATTGTATTTGCCAATGACTATGCGAGCAAGGGCGTTAACCAGCGTCTCGCCGAGAAGCTTGAGACCGAGTTCGCCGCTTATATGCAGCAGCGGGACCCCGTAAAGGAGTCGGTTGTCGGCTAG
- the rpmF gene encoding 50S ribosomal protein L32 — translation MAVPKKKTSKSRKNMRRAHDFLSAPAASVCPQCKAPKLPHRACTSCGTYKGKEVIKSEEM, via the coding sequence ATGGCAGTACCTAAGAAGAAGACCTCTAAATCTCGCAAAAACATGAGAAGGGCACACGATTTTCTCTCAGCACCTGCTGCTTCCGTTTGCCCCCAATGCAAAGCACCGAAGCTGCCCCACCGTGCATGTACCTCTTGCGGCACCTACAAAGGCAAAGAAGTAATCAAAAGCGAGGAGATGTAA
- a CDS encoding YceD family protein, translating into MKIRVDDITDKPRLLTFEEPYDAFPALASIHKIGQSEFLSPITVELTVVREYGHIRVKGEVSVGMRFACSRCLALFDSVLRSDFTVFYTEGNHFDSDEDEVELAEEDLVSVSFEGEEIDFSHEVAEQVIMEMPLKPLCGDDCRGLCSTCGADLNEGDCGCESASFNLKFNALKNFKVEK; encoded by the coding sequence ATGAAGATAAGAGTTGACGACATAACGGATAAGCCAAGACTTCTCACTTTTGAGGAGCCTTACGATGCGTTCCCCGCATTGGCGAGTATCCACAAGATTGGCCAGAGCGAGTTTCTCTCACCCATCACCGTAGAGTTGACGGTCGTGAGGGAATACGGGCACATTCGGGTTAAAGGGGAAGTGTCGGTCGGAATGCGGTTTGCCTGCTCGCGTTGTCTCGCATTGTTTGATTCGGTTCTCCGTTCTGATTTTACGGTGTTTTATACTGAAGGCAATCATTTCGACTCCGACGAAGACGAGGTGGAGTTGGCGGAGGAAGATCTTGTTTCAGTCTCTTTTGAGGGCGAAGAAATCGATTTCTCCCATGAGGTTGCTGAGCAGGTGATTATGGAAATGCCTCTTAAACCCCTATGTGGTGATGATTGCCGGGGGCTCTGCTCGACATGTGGTGCGGATCTCAATGAAGGCGACTGTGGGTGTGAGAGTGCTTCATTTAATCTGAAATTCAATGCGCTCAAGAATTTTAAAGTAGAAAAGTAA
- a CDS encoding L-threonylcarbamoyladenylate synthase, translating into MLIAINHQNPQPRLIAQMVDTLKGGGIIAYPTDTTYGIGCSIFNKKGIERIYLLKQREKKKPFSFICSDLSEVARYAKVSNYAFKILKRHLPGPYTFVLDATSIVPDLLVTKQKTVGIRIPDNRICLALVKELGHPIITTSANLSGEEPIGDPFLVELNMGKQLDAVVDGGILSADVSSVVSLIGDSPQVLRHGVGDVSWCG; encoded by the coding sequence ATGCTAATTGCCATCAACCATCAGAATCCTCAACCACGACTCATTGCTCAAATGGTCGATACGCTTAAGGGCGGGGGCATCATAGCCTATCCAACCGACACGACCTATGGGATCGGGTGCAGTATCTTCAATAAAAAAGGGATCGAGCGAATTTACCTCCTCAAACAGCGAGAGAAGAAAAAACCATTCTCCTTTATCTGCTCGGATCTTTCCGAGGTGGCTCGCTATGCCAAGGTAAGCAACTACGCCTTCAAGATCCTCAAACGTCATCTACCCGGTCCTTATACTTTTGTTCTTGATGCCACCAGTATTGTCCCGGACCTTCTCGTGACTAAGCAGAAAACGGTTGGGATTCGGATTCCCGACAATCGTATCTGTCTTGCGCTGGTAAAGGAGCTTGGGCATCCAATTATCACGACTAGTGCCAACCTTTCCGGTGAAGAGCCCATTGGTGATCCGTTTCTTGTGGAACTCAATATGGGCAAACAACTTGACGCTGTTGTCGATGGCGGTATCTTGTCTGCTGATGTGAGTTCGGTTGTAAGTCTCATAGGAGACTCTCCTCAGGTGCTCCGCCATGGTGTGGGCGATGTTAGCTGGTGTGGCTAA